CCTACcagtttcataaaaacttggccCGAGTCACATTtgtgatccatttcagcatacagtgacatggtaatggtgatccactgtaacattgtggtggggaagctgttgctaacaagaAACTATGAACCTGGCAGGATACGGGTCAGCTtgcataacagagtgaataGCTAGGTGTTCAGTAAGCCAACACCGGCTACTGAACCCAGGGAtgttgtgtagttatttgtcattttctcgataaatattggtccaattcacatcaatcaaagtgtttagTGTTTGTAACCACTCCCAAGGTTCACATatgattaaaaccaattttGAAATTCAAGTTTCAatatggagtcagataacgaaggtgaatgtattggccctattgtggagattcttgagTCAGCCTGGATGAGtagagagcggaaggcagagtggtactactgtctttgtaaagtGGttaatttattggctgatctagtctctccacatagcggttattattatttaaccctactaatattctttccgcaacaccagaaggacaagcacgcagatACCTTTGGCCCACTCTAAATTCCGTTGGGTTAGTGTGGGATTTTAAAACTataagaattgatgctggtttgaaggcaaaggttggtcacaccaaatattgatttcatttagatttttcttctgttcactcactttgcattttattaattgattaaaaataaaactattaacatttctatttttgaaagcattcttacttcacagcatttttcccacacctgcctaaaacttttgcacaatactgtatgtgCTCCAACACtttaatattgtgacagatttGTGTTCGTGGTACATTCTGCTGTGCAAGTCTACCCAAACTTACTTCATAAACAATCTGCTATATGATCTTCAGTggagtccataagtatttggacagcggtacaatgtctgtctgttcttttggccctgtactccagcacattggattttaaatgtaacaatgaatatgaagtgcagactgtcaccttaaATTTGAGGTGTTGgagaaaaaatgtataaaaaacccTTTCCCTCTTGTGCACcctgtattatatatttttttaattgcatttacgatgactattgttttttgtttataacAGCTCTTttggatttgatgtttttaacttgttgaagaacctatgcacttgtaaatcattttggattaaaagcgtctgctaaatgactaaaatgaaaaatgtaataatgaagGAAAACCTCAAAACACCCATTCGACAGATCATAAGCACCCTTCAGGAGCCAGACATGGACGTATCAGTGAATACTATTCCACAGAAGACTTGACAAATAGgtctacactgcaagatgcaaaccactattTGGCTGCAAAAATGGCTAGAATGGCTAGGTTACAGTTGGCCAAGTAGTACTTAAAAGAAACCATTgagtacacctgactaatcaaacagctgagaagccaactgtccgattacttttggtcctctaaaattgGGGGGGGCGACTATGTATTAAAAGTGAAGCCATTTCTCCaaagatcacccaatatggaagTAAATACCCTCATATTAAAAATGACTTGTCTACACTTTAACTCCATATTcgtgatttcatttcaaatccaatgtattGCGAGAACAGgcccaaaagaacataaattgtacccgTTTCCACATACCTATGGACTTCAGCGCATATAAAAAAAGACCTAATTCATTATGTTCTCGTTTTATTTCCAGACTGGGAGATGGACCATAGCTGCGGCAAACTAAACATCACAGAGGAGGTTAAGACGGTGCAGATGGTGCTCTCCGTTCCGACCTTCGTTCTGGGGCTCATGGGTAACGTGGCGGTGCTGGcgatgttcttctgcagacgAGGACAATCCTGGACCTACATGATGGTGTACATCACAAACATGGCGTTAGCCGACTGCACCGTCCTGGTCTTTCTGCCATTCAGAATGTACTTCTACCGGAACGAATTGCCATTGGAAATGATTGACTTCTGCTTGGTTCTGATCTCAGTTTACTTCGTGAACATGTACGTCAGCATCTACACCATCACGGCCATAAGTGTGGTGCGCTATTTGGGTATAAAGTACCCTTTCAAAGCCAAAGAGATCCTGTCTCCATGGAAGGCCCTccttgtgtgtgcattcatatgGGTTCTTCTTTGCTCCCTTAGCACATGCTTCCACTTCGTGGACACTCCAGGGAAGAACGCGACCCACATCACTTGTTTCCAAAAAAACAGGGAGACGCCTTTGCCCATTCACTTCATACTAGCATTGGAGCTGTTGGGCTACGCTCTGCCCCTTATCACGATGAGCTTCTGTTCAGTCCAAGTCATCCGCACCTTGTCGAAGCAGACCAGGGCAAGCTCTCAGATGGACAAGAAGATCCAGTGCATCCGCATCATGGCAGCAAACTGGGTCGTCTTTGTCGTATGTTTTACCCCGATTCATTTTGGGTTCCTTTTCAAGTATATTGTAGAGTCGCATTGGAAGGACAACTGTGATCTATTAAATGGGGCACATAATTTTTTGCACTTTTCCTTCGTGATAGCGAACATGAATTGCTGCCTGGATGCGTTCAGCTATTACTTCGCCACCAAAGATTCTTGGAAGAGGCTCTCAGCATGCTGCCAATcaaaaaatgcaattatttaacaGACATCTTACCCAATCCATGCGGTTTTGCAAAGGCACGTGttggtcctgatatccataaggcAGCATGTGGCTTCAAGTAccaaaaacacagtttaaatgtccattctccagcacctctcatgagccTTACCAGAACAATGTTTCAGTGGCTGTCTTTAAGGCTCACTGACCTCAACGAACCTCCATACCTCACTAACTGAACGCCGTCTGAACCGAGTGCTTGGATTAGCAGAGGCCAAAAGGTGGGGCGTGCTGATGCATACGACCGTATCGTTGTGATGCCACTACTTCACAGAATTCCAAACggcttgtttaaatgcacattttcttcggattgtgtggatttatttgaggACTGTTCATTGTGATACCTTCACAGTGATTTTGTAACACATTTAACTGCTTAAGAATCCACATtacaagggaaatgtcattttccataaTATGGGACCTATAATTGAGTACTCTGTAAAGCATGCTGAACTACAAAATGGGTTTACACCAATAAACATATTACTATTACCAAGATAAGGAGAGTTATTTGAAAAGAGTTTATTGATTGTGACGTAGACAGTATTTACAGACATTTGCTCTTCTGATACGGAGAGCATGTATGTGGGTTAATTTGCCTGACTCCGCCAAGACTGCAGTCATTCATTAAACACTGTGGTAACAATGACCTCATTACACACACGGGGGACCTGGCGGGCCTGGGTGTTTCAGGTTCTCCTGCCTTGAATTAAAAGGCAATTCCCAAAGCTGCTATAATTAATTTGGCCGGAGCTTCCCAAACAGTGGGACACAACTGCGGTCATTCAGCATGACGGTAGAGGATGCCAAGCAAAGTCCGTGCGGCATTGTGGGTACCCACAATCCTCCAGTCTCGGCATCCACATTCGCAGCACCAGACCTGGGCACCAGAGTTCAACTACAAACTCCCGTAGCCTAGGGAACATCTttggagggggcagaggggtcGGTAGGAGTCGTTGGGAGTAGGGTGCGgttatttcttttttgggtGACCCTTAGCCCCCTTCATTCCCttccctctgcctcttcctccttTTCCTCCCTTTCCCCCCTTATGCTCCTTCCGCTGCAGACCCCTCATGTCCTTCTTCATCCTCCCATGCACCACGTGGAACACGCCCTTCACCCCCGCTGGCCCCCGCACCCTCCGGCCCGCCCCCTTCTTGGCCACCACACAGGTCACCTCCCACTTCTCCTCGGCCGCGCCCGCCTTCTTGTAGATGctgaggggaacagaggggggagacagggttactgtgtgtttgtgtgtgtgtgtgtgtgtgtgtgtgcgcgcagtgagcgtgagagagagagagagagagagagagagggcatgtGAACAGGACCATGGTCCTCAGTTCACTGGCTGCTatacaattgtgtgtgtgagtgagtgtgtctctccACCCGCCTTCTTGTAGATGctgagaggaacagaggagcGATGGAGatttacgggggggggggggaggacggggtgactgtgtgtgtgtgtgtgtttgtaatgtatACACATGTATGTGGATGTATGcatgatgcatgtgtgtgcgtgtgtgtggtgtgtatgcatgcacctCTTCAGCTGGgccatcctctccctctctgagatGTCCACTGTGTTCACCACTGCCTCCGCCTTCTTCTTTGCCTGCTCCATCTTCTTCAGCATCTGAGAAACGAACGAAGATGCAAATCAGACAAGTGTTGATAAGTCAGCGAATGAGCAGCAAGGCTGTACAAGGTTCTATGTGAGTTGATGAAAACCGCAGGGAAGCTGAGGACCGCAGGGACCCAGTAACCATCAGTTTTATCTCACAGAACCATTTAACACTGCCTCTGACATTTCCTTAGTTGTCACCACATCAGGTACGATAACGGGGTTAATTGCCTTTACGCGGCTATTCTTACTAGGCTTTAAAAAACTGTGTTGTATCAGTTCATATACATATCATGAAGCCCTATCAAAGACCATTTCAAATGATGTATTTTTTACAATAGCAGGTGATCCAAATTTTGTAAGTGTAACATGGGCCTTTTGCACAAACACTTTCATACATACTAGCTCTCTATTCCTTTTCTTTCGTTCCCTCGCTCTCTGCACAACAtctcacactatctctcactgATCATCTCTCTGATTCTATCTGCTTTCCTGTGTTCAACCGCCCTCccacatacaacacaaacaggcacaaagttcacacatgtacacacacacacacacacagactctcacaatCTCTCTGATTCTATCTGGCttcatctcttctctctccttccctcacaCGCACCCTTCTCTTCTTGCGGGCCTTGGCCTCAGCCACCCTCTTGATTGGCCGGGCGTTGATCTCTCTCCAGTGCTGCTTGTACTCCTCCACCATCTCCTTGGTAACGGGCACAGGCTTCCGTCTGTGCTTCTTCTCATCACTCCGGCacctctgtgacatcatcagagcCGGCaaacctgacacacacaaaaaactcaCTAAACTCACTAAAGCAGCCCATgatctcacaacacacacagacacagacacacacacacacatgctcactaaAACAACCTATGATctcaaagaacacacacacacacgcacacacacacacacacacacacagagcaataCAGACTCAATATCTCACAGAACACGCACACATTCTGTCACTAATACAGACCCAAGATCTCAGACACTAGTATTTAGTATTGGaattaaattagtttttttacaatcgttttcactcttgtctcaataccatgtccactttttcaaaacacttaacacattcaccatatcattagactatgtgaactaaactgtggatatttttgcattgctttcatactaaaggcattcaatcaccacttcttccaa
The sequence above is a segment of the Conger conger chromosome 4, fConCon1.1, whole genome shotgun sequence genome. Coding sequences within it:
- the LOC133127494 gene encoding G-protein coupled receptor 55-like isoform X1, coding for MDHSCGKLNITEEVKTVQMVLSVPTFVLGLMGNVAVLAMFFCRRGQSWTYMMVYITNMALADCTVLVFLPFRMYFYRNELPLEMIDFCLVLISVYFVNMYVSIYTITAISVVRYLGIKYPFKAKEILSPWKALLVCAFIWVLLCSLSTCFHFVDTPGKNATHITCFQKNRETPLPIHFILALELLGYALPLITMSFCSVQVIRTLSKQTRASSQMDKKIQCIRIMAANWVVFVVCFTPIHFGFLFKYIVESHWKDNCDLLNGAHNFLHFSFVIANMNCCLDAFSYYFATKDSWKRLSACCQSKNAII